A window from Scleropages formosus chromosome 17, fSclFor1.1, whole genome shotgun sequence encodes these proteins:
- the f2r gene encoding proteinase-activated receptor 1 isoform X1: MGLKAATALVLCFLSVISAAPHNGNQERGEWDHVACSIVRTFAGFFLEVPDEPIDYLDVQEGSASGFGSDQPKHDKPKVVVKHGYHVPKAALQFLTGSMMTIFIPTVYTLVFIISVPLNLFAVVMFVRRIHPKKPAVIFMLNLALADLLFVLLLPFKISYHFHGNNWTYGPGMCRFITAAFYCNMYCSILLMMCISMDRFLAVVHPIDSLSWRSPQNALVVCTTMWLLAVGGVVPILMSEQTVYLPELGITTCHDILDIRHLRGYYVYFFPIFCSVFFFIPLAFSVICYVRVIQALSSTDTARIPKRNRAILMAAAVLAVFLVCFTPTNVSLLAHYTQVAQGSHSSYGAYLLSTCIGSISCCLDPFIYYFGSSQCRKQAAGLLHSLTSRRSDEEPVASSTHSSKMEVFQGSRGSRYKKLVV, from the exons ATGGGTTTGAAAGCGGCCACCGCCTTGGTTCTCTGCTTTTTGTCGGTCATCAGCGCTGCACCCCACAATG GAAATCAAGAGCGAGGTGAATGGGACCATGTGGCAT GCAGCATTGTGCGGACTTTTGCGGGGTTCTTTCTGGAGGTGCCAGATGAACCCATCGACTACCTGGATGTACAGGAAGGCAGTGCGTCCGGGTTTGGCTCCGATCAGCCGAAACACGACAAACCCAAAGTGGTGGTGAAGCACGGCTACCACGTCCCCAAAGCGGCCTTGCAGTTCCTCACAGGTTCTATGATGACCATCTTCATCCCCACTGTGTACACCCTCGTATTCATCATCAGCGTCCCCCTCAATCTGTTTGCCGTGGTCATGTTTGTGCGCAGGATACACCCGAAGAAGCCGGCAGTGATTTTCATGCTTAACCTGGCACTGGCCGACCttctgtttgtgctgctgcttccaTTTAAGATTTCGTACCACTTCCACGGGAACAACTGGACATATGGGCCGGGCATGTGCCGCTTCATTACCGCAGCCTTTTACTGTAACATGTACTGCTCCATCTTGCTCATGATGTGCATCAGCATGGACCGCTTCCTGGCAGTGGTGCACCCCATCGACTCCTTGTCCTGGCGCAGCCCCCAGAACGCACTGGTGGTGTGCACCACCATGTGGCTGCTGGCTGTGGGCGGCGTGGTGCCCATCCTAATGTCAGAGCAGACCGTATACCTACCTGAGTTGGGCATCACCACCTGCCATGACATTCTGGACATCCGCCACCTGCGAGGCTACTACGTCTACTTCTTCCCCAtcttctgctctgtgttcttCTTTATACCCCTGGCCTTCAGCGTCATCTGCTACGTGCGTGTCATCCAGGCCCTCAGCAGCACCGACACAGCACGCATCCCCAAGAGGAACCGCGCTATACTGATGGCAGCCGCTGTCCTGGCGGTCTTCCTAGTCTGCTTCACGCCCACCAACGTCAGCCTCCTGGCGCACTACACGCAGGTGGCCCAGGGTAGTCACAGCTCATACGGCGCCTACCTTCTGTCCACGTGCATCGGCAGCATCAGCTGCTGCTTGGACCCCTTCATTTACTACTTTGGATCATCACAGTGCCGGAAGCAGGCAGCAGGGCTCCTTCACTCATTGACCTCGCGGAGGTCAGACGAAGAGCCAGTGGCCAGCAGTACGCACTCCAGTAAGATGGAGGTCTTCCAGGGCAGCCGGGGGAGCCGGTACAAGAAGCTGGTGGTCTAG
- the LOC108937986 gene encoding proteinase-activated receptor 2-like, with product MHVMRVLRVAILLSSLVYSTAQKGRGFIGKDTGDGTAEVDQETANVLKSGLTTVFLPVLYIIVVVVAIPTNAMAVWVFLFRTKKKHPAAIYMANIALCDLLFVIWIPLKIAYHFRGNDWTFGEGLCKVLVAFFYGNMYCSILFITCLSVQRYWVIAHPLSEQRRNNRVAIIMSLSIWVFIWLSTTPLYLYDQTVKIRNLGITTCHDVSVIHNPTYPLQDVKHAFGYFLFMAVFGFLIPSVVIIVAYTGLLRILGDSPDDQSVGKKRRKSVILIVTVLVTFLVCFVPSNIMLVVHYSLLATGASDNGYGFYITTLCLASLNSCLDPFIYYYISEDFRENVKNTLLCRSSRTVDRMKVSFSSLKYSKKTNTYTSESGQTQTSSC from the exons ATGCACGTGATGCGAGTGCTTCGAGTGGCCATCCTGCTGTCGTCGTTGGTGTACAGTACAG CTCAGAAAGGACGTGGCTTTATTGGGAAAGACACAGGTGATGGTACTGCCGAAGTGGACCAAGAAACGGCGAACGTGCTGAAAAGTGGTTTGACTACGGTCTTCCTCCCAGTACTCTACATTATCGTAGTGGTCGTTGCGATACCCACCAACGCCATGGCAGTGTGGGTTTTTCTCTTTCGAACAAAGAAGAAGCACCCGGCGGCCATTTACATGGCTAACATAGCGCTGTGCGACCTGCTGTTCGTCATCTGGATCCCGCTGAAGATTGCCTACCACTTTAGAGGGAATGACTGGACCTTTGGGGAGGGACTCTGCAAAGTTCTGGTGGCCTTTTTCTATGGAAACATGTACTGCTCCATCCTGTTCATCACGTGCCTCAGTGTGCAGCGCTACTGGGTCATAGCTCACCCGCTCTCAGAACAGAGGCGGAACAATCGGGTGGCGATCATCATGTCTCTTTCCATATGGGTTTTCATCTGGCTGAGTACGACACCTTTGTACCTGTACGACCAAACGGTAAAAATCAGAAACCTGGGTATCACCACCTGCCACGATGTCAGCGTCATCCACAACCCGACGTATCCTTTACAGGACGTGAAGCACGCCTTCGGCTACTTTCTATTCATGGCCGTGTTTGGGTTCCTCATTCCATCCGTGGTGATCATCGTGGCTTACACCGGTCTGCTCCGAATCCTGGGAGATTCCCCAGATGACCAAAGTGTGGGCAAGAAGCGGCGCAAGTCTGTCATACTGATAGTCACAGTCCTCGTGACCTTTCTGGTGTGTTTCGTCCCCAGCAACATAATGCTCGTGGTCCACTACTCCCTTCTGGCTACTGGGGCTTCCGACAATGGCTACGGCTTCTATATCACCACACTTTGCCTGGCCAGTCTCAATAGTTGCCTTGACCCTTTCATTTATTACTATATCTCGGAGGACTTTCGGGAGAACGTTAAAAACACTTTGCtgtgcaggagcagcagaacTGTGGACAGGATGAAGGTCTCCTTCAGTTCCCTTAAGTATTCAAAGAAGACCAACACCTACACCAGCGAGAGCGGTCAGACTCAGACCAGCAGCTGCTGA
- the f2r gene encoding proteinase-activated receptor 1 isoform X2, which translates to MGLKAATALVLCFLSVISAAPHNGSIVRTFAGFFLEVPDEPIDYLDVQEGSASGFGSDQPKHDKPKVVVKHGYHVPKAALQFLTGSMMTIFIPTVYTLVFIISVPLNLFAVVMFVRRIHPKKPAVIFMLNLALADLLFVLLLPFKISYHFHGNNWTYGPGMCRFITAAFYCNMYCSILLMMCISMDRFLAVVHPIDSLSWRSPQNALVVCTTMWLLAVGGVVPILMSEQTVYLPELGITTCHDILDIRHLRGYYVYFFPIFCSVFFFIPLAFSVICYVRVIQALSSTDTARIPKRNRAILMAAAVLAVFLVCFTPTNVSLLAHYTQVAQGSHSSYGAYLLSTCIGSISCCLDPFIYYFGSSQCRKQAAGLLHSLTSRRSDEEPVASSTHSSKMEVFQGSRGSRYKKLVV; encoded by the exons ATGGGTTTGAAAGCGGCCACCGCCTTGGTTCTCTGCTTTTTGTCGGTCATCAGCGCTGCACCCCACAATG GCAGCATTGTGCGGACTTTTGCGGGGTTCTTTCTGGAGGTGCCAGATGAACCCATCGACTACCTGGATGTACAGGAAGGCAGTGCGTCCGGGTTTGGCTCCGATCAGCCGAAACACGACAAACCCAAAGTGGTGGTGAAGCACGGCTACCACGTCCCCAAAGCGGCCTTGCAGTTCCTCACAGGTTCTATGATGACCATCTTCATCCCCACTGTGTACACCCTCGTATTCATCATCAGCGTCCCCCTCAATCTGTTTGCCGTGGTCATGTTTGTGCGCAGGATACACCCGAAGAAGCCGGCAGTGATTTTCATGCTTAACCTGGCACTGGCCGACCttctgtttgtgctgctgcttccaTTTAAGATTTCGTACCACTTCCACGGGAACAACTGGACATATGGGCCGGGCATGTGCCGCTTCATTACCGCAGCCTTTTACTGTAACATGTACTGCTCCATCTTGCTCATGATGTGCATCAGCATGGACCGCTTCCTGGCAGTGGTGCACCCCATCGACTCCTTGTCCTGGCGCAGCCCCCAGAACGCACTGGTGGTGTGCACCACCATGTGGCTGCTGGCTGTGGGCGGCGTGGTGCCCATCCTAATGTCAGAGCAGACCGTATACCTACCTGAGTTGGGCATCACCACCTGCCATGACATTCTGGACATCCGCCACCTGCGAGGCTACTACGTCTACTTCTTCCCCAtcttctgctctgtgttcttCTTTATACCCCTGGCCTTCAGCGTCATCTGCTACGTGCGTGTCATCCAGGCCCTCAGCAGCACCGACACAGCACGCATCCCCAAGAGGAACCGCGCTATACTGATGGCAGCCGCTGTCCTGGCGGTCTTCCTAGTCTGCTTCACGCCCACCAACGTCAGCCTCCTGGCGCACTACACGCAGGTGGCCCAGGGTAGTCACAGCTCATACGGCGCCTACCTTCTGTCCACGTGCATCGGCAGCATCAGCTGCTGCTTGGACCCCTTCATTTACTACTTTGGATCATCACAGTGCCGGAAGCAGGCAGCAGGGCTCCTTCACTCATTGACCTCGCGGAGGTCAGACGAAGAGCCAGTGGCCAGCAGTACGCACTCCAGTAAGATGGAGGTCTTCCAGGGCAGCCGGGGGAGCCGGTACAAGAAGCTGGTGGTCTAG